A region from the Desulfomarina profundi genome encodes:
- a CDS encoding zinc ribbon domain-containing protein — translation MNCIWGYTWHGYYFYHSWLFWLILSAGLSAATLFYLFFQKRRQKKCPNCSTPVESAFLQCPECGHGLQTHCPDCYRIVDRLWKTCPYCEKSLHFKI, via the coding sequence ATGAACTGCATATGGGGATATACATGGCATGGATACTATTTTTACCACAGCTGGCTGTTCTGGCTGATATTGTCAGCTGGACTGTCTGCTGCAACTCTTTTTTACCTGTTTTTCCAGAAAAGAAGACAGAAAAAATGTCCAAACTGCAGCACACCCGTAGAGTCCGCATTCCTGCAATGCCCGGAATGTGGACATGGCCTGCAAACCCACTGCCCGGATTGCTACCGCATTGTTGATCGGTTATGGAAAACATGCCCCTATTGCGAAAAATCACTTCATTTCAAAATCTGA
- a CDS encoding multicopper oxidase family protein: MKRRTFIKSGLAALVLSGTGAVHYPITGTGWFISPAQAGEFNTTLPIPPLLENLDKSGRNASFSLDVQQGQMEFFPGKQTTTLGYNGNFLGPTIRVRNKQQFRIQVKNHLSQVTTLHWHGLHVPAKWDGGPRQPIPAGSSWNPNFTINQQAATLWYHPHAMGLTGKQVYHGLAGLFIIEDELSDQLNIPKEYGVNDIPLIFQDRRFFNNGEFAYVQSMHDVMNGVIGNSLLVNGARKPFLNVPAGLVRFRLLNGSNSSIYRLAFDDQRVFHVIASDGGFLEQPTAMNSIILSAGERAEILVDFADESNYAVISLLVDQMGGGKFEALRIGVKGSGERAAIPQTLRTLDRIPESEATAVRGFLMETMSMGRGRMGMGMMGRRLTINGKKMDINRIDEKIKLGSTEIWEITNRSAMMMSMPHSMHLHDVQFQILSRNGRRPAPHERGRKDTVLIMPGETVRIISRFHDYTGVYMYHCHLLEHEDDGMMGQFEVVS; this comes from the coding sequence ATGAAACGTCGAACCTTTATAAAAAGTGGACTCGCAGCCCTGGTACTCTCGGGAACAGGAGCCGTACATTATCCCATTACAGGGACAGGTTGGTTTATTTCCCCGGCACAAGCCGGTGAATTCAACACAACACTACCCATACCTCCCCTTCTGGAAAACTTGGACAAATCCGGGCGGAACGCCTCTTTCTCTCTGGATGTACAACAGGGGCAAATGGAATTTTTCCCAGGAAAGCAGACAACTACCCTGGGCTACAACGGCAATTTCCTCGGACCGACAATCAGGGTTAGAAACAAGCAGCAATTTCGCATCCAGGTGAAGAATCACCTCTCTCAGGTAACAACACTTCACTGGCATGGACTGCATGTTCCCGCAAAATGGGATGGGGGCCCCAGGCAACCCATTCCTGCTGGTTCATCCTGGAACCCCAACTTTACCATCAACCAGCAGGCAGCAACTCTCTGGTACCATCCCCACGCCATGGGACTCACAGGAAAACAGGTTTACCATGGTCTGGCCGGCCTGTTTATTATTGAAGATGAACTCTCCGACCAACTGAACATCCCTAAAGAATATGGGGTGAATGATATCCCGCTTATTTTTCAGGATAGACGTTTTTTCAACAATGGTGAGTTTGCCTATGTTCAGTCAATGCATGATGTGATGAACGGTGTTATCGGTAATTCTCTGCTGGTCAACGGTGCCCGGAAACCTTTTCTGAATGTTCCCGCCGGTCTTGTCCGTTTTCGGCTTTTAAACGGTTCAAATTCATCCATCTACAGGCTTGCTTTCGATGATCAGCGGGTTTTTCATGTTATCGCTTCGGACGGTGGGTTCCTGGAACAGCCGACAGCAATGAATTCCATTATTCTCTCAGCCGGAGAACGGGCAGAAATTCTGGTTGATTTTGCTGATGAAAGTAACTACGCCGTCATCAGCCTCCTGGTCGATCAGATGGGAGGTGGTAAATTCGAAGCTCTGAGGATTGGAGTGAAAGGTTCAGGTGAACGAGCTGCAATACCACAGACCCTCCGGACTCTTGACAGGATACCCGAATCTGAAGCTACCGCCGTTCGAGGTTTTCTGATGGAAACCATGTCAATGGGACGAGGCAGGATGGGAATGGGGATGATGGGAAGAAGATTGACCATTAACGGTAAAAAAATGGACATCAATCGAATTGATGAAAAGATCAAACTGGGATCAACCGAGATCTGGGAAATTACCAACAGGTCCGCCATGATGATGAGTATGCCTCATTCCATGCACCTTCATGATGTTCAGTTTCAAATACTGTCAAGAAACGGTCGCAGGCCCGCCCCCCATGAACGGGGAAGAAAAGACACTGTTTTGATCATGCCCGGAGAAACCGTACGGATAATCAGTCGTTTTCATGATTACACAGGGGTTTACATGTACCACTGCCACCTGTTGGAACATGAGGATGACGGCATGATGGGACAGTTTGAGGTCGTATCCTGA
- a CDS encoding APC family permease, with protein MGKTQRTVGLVGAISIGVGGMVGGGIFAVLGEAVSLAHGATVLAFIFAGVVAALTSYSYAKLSVAYPNRGGTVVFIDTAFGHNLLSGSINFMLWLSYLVTISLYAVAFSSYAQTFFQDSSAPWISHFFISLAIVLPLTINLFSASFVSKSETIIVLIKVTLLIIIIVSGAFFVDTERLSPERWGSSLSIVVAGMIIFVAYEGFELIANSAEEIKNPAVNLPRAFYGSVLSVILLYAFIALIAIGTVPEDQLLTAKDYALAVAAKPALGQLGFTLVAVAALLATFSAINATIYGNARLGYIIAEKGELPAILQREKRSIPETGVIVTAILSLLMANSIDLTEIAIIGSASFLLIFFLVNLSGFKLRNTIGGDKIILSTACLASGAALATLLFHTYSSNPGAIGVFSALICISILFELIYGRMIRGHFFLRKYQQQRN; from the coding sequence ATGGGAAAAACTCAAAGAACTGTTGGGCTGGTCGGCGCTATTTCAATAGGGGTGGGTGGGATGGTTGGCGGCGGAATTTTTGCGGTGCTGGGAGAAGCTGTTTCCCTGGCACATGGCGCCACCGTCCTGGCGTTCATTTTTGCCGGAGTGGTTGCCGCGCTGACCTCCTATTCCTACGCGAAGCTTTCCGTTGCGTATCCGAACCGGGGTGGGACTGTTGTCTTCATTGATACTGCTTTTGGCCACAACCTGTTGTCGGGAAGTATCAATTTCATGCTCTGGCTCAGTTATCTGGTGACCATTTCACTTTATGCCGTTGCTTTTTCATCCTATGCCCAGACATTTTTTCAGGACAGTTCAGCACCATGGATAAGCCACTTCTTTATCAGTCTGGCAATAGTACTGCCACTCACCATAAACCTGTTCAGTGCTTCATTTGTCAGCAAATCTGAAACAATTATTGTACTGATTAAAGTTACCTTGCTGATCATAATCATTGTGTCCGGAGCCTTTTTTGTTGATACAGAACGATTATCACCAGAACGGTGGGGAAGCTCTTTATCTATTGTTGTTGCCGGCATGATTATTTTTGTAGCCTATGAAGGTTTTGAATTGATCGCCAACAGCGCTGAAGAGATCAAAAATCCTGCCGTAAATCTGCCAAGAGCTTTTTATGGCTCTGTCTTGTCGGTTATCCTCCTGTACGCATTCATAGCCTTGATTGCCATCGGTACAGTACCGGAAGACCAACTGTTGACAGCGAAAGATTACGCCCTGGCAGTGGCCGCAAAACCGGCCCTCGGGCAACTGGGATTTACCCTTGTTGCTGTCGCTGCACTCCTGGCCACTTTTTCTGCTATCAATGCAACGATCTATGGAAATGCACGGCTGGGGTATATCATTGCAGAGAAGGGAGAACTGCCCGCCATCCTTCAACGGGAAAAAAGAAGCATTCCGGAAACAGGAGTCATTGTGACTGCGATACTCAGCTTACTGATGGCCAATTCTATTGACCTGACAGAAATAGCCATTATCGGCAGTGCCAGTTTTCTGCTGATATTTTTCCTTGTCAATCTGAGTGGCTTTAAGCTGAGAAATACAATAGGCGGTGACAAAATAATTCTTTCTACAGCCTGCCTTGCCAGCGGAGCAGCCCTTGCAACACTGCTCTTTCACACCTATTCAAGCAATCCCGGGGCAATTGGTGTTTTCTCAGCCTTGATCTGCATTTCAATCCTCTTTGAACTGATATATGGGCGAATGATCCGGGGACATTTCTTTCTACGGAAATACCAACAGCAGCGAAACTGA
- a CDS encoding efflux RND transporter permease subunit yields MIESIIRWSVGNRFFVLIGTAMLVAVGLYSLKNTPVDALPDLSDVQVIIKTTFPGQAPQVVEDQVTYPLTTAMLSVPGAETVRGYSFFGDSYVYVIFNEQTDLYWARSRVLEYLSQVAPSLPANARPQLGPDATGVGWVYIYALVDKTGKHDISQLRSLQDWFLKYELQTVPGISEVTSIGGMVQQYQVNVNPDKLRAFGIPLSHIQMAIKRGNQEIGASVVEMAEAEYMVRATGYIKNIKDLETIPLGVNQNGTPLLLKDVADIQRGPQMRRGIAELNGEGETVGGIVVMRFGENAQKTIDGAKAKLKELKKSLPEGVEIVTVYDRSALIKRAVDNLKSKLLEEFGVVALVCIVFLFHVRSSLVAIVSLPVGILTAFIIMHLQGLNANIMSLGGIAIAIGAMIDGAIVMIENMHKHMEKEALTDKNRWRIVAESASEVGPALFFSLLIITVSFVPVFTLEAQEGRMFSPLAFTKTYAMGASAALAVTLVPVLMGYFIRGKVLPEHKNPINRLLIAGYLPVLKTALRFPKIILLLALLVLGVGFWPLDKIGSEFIPPLDEGDLMYMPTTYPGISVGKARQLLQQTDKLIRTIPEVVTVFGKVGRAETATDPAPLTMIETFIQLKPKSEWREGLSTKDLIMELNSLVKFPGVTNAWVMPIKTRIDMLATGIKTPVGIKVSGPKLEQIQDIGKQLETILKDVPGTASVYSERVAGGRYIKVDIQREKAARYGLNIADIQQVVASAIGGMNVTQTVEGLERYPVNIRYPQDYRNSPEQLSTLPIVTTRGERIALADVADVYVEDGPPAIKSENARLNGWSFIDIEGVDVGSYVVAAQKVVADKIKLPPGYSLQWSGQYEYMLRAKEKLTYVIPVTLTIILLLLYMNFRNFVEVAIIMGTLPLAMVGSVWLMYLQGFNFSIAVGVGFIALAGVAVEIGVIMLVYLNQAFQKLLADCEKADTLATQEQLAEAVLHGAGMRVRPVMMTAAAIVAGLLPILLGTGTGSEVMSRIAAPMVGGMISAVALTLLVVPAVYYLWRKRGLGHKH; encoded by the coding sequence ATGATTGAATCCATTATCCGCTGGTCCGTCGGCAACCGTTTCTTTGTCTTGATTGGTACCGCAATGCTGGTCGCTGTCGGTTTATATTCACTGAAAAATACACCTGTGGATGCTCTGCCGGATTTATCAGATGTACAGGTGATTATCAAAACCACCTTTCCCGGTCAGGCACCCCAGGTTGTTGAAGACCAGGTCACCTACCCGCTGACAACAGCCATGCTGTCTGTTCCCGGGGCTGAAACAGTCCGGGGGTATTCCTTTTTCGGAGATTCCTATGTCTATGTCATTTTCAATGAACAGACCGATCTCTACTGGGCGCGCAGTCGGGTATTGGAATATCTCAGCCAGGTTGCACCTTCTCTCCCTGCCAATGCCAGGCCCCAGCTTGGCCCGGATGCCACCGGTGTCGGCTGGGTGTACATATATGCCCTGGTGGACAAGACCGGGAAACATGATATCAGCCAGCTGCGCAGTCTTCAGGACTGGTTTTTGAAATATGAGCTGCAGACTGTGCCAGGTATTTCCGAGGTGACATCAATCGGTGGCATGGTGCAACAGTACCAGGTAAATGTCAACCCGGACAAATTGAGGGCATTCGGCATCCCTCTCTCACATATTCAGATGGCCATAAAACGTGGCAACCAGGAAATCGGCGCATCCGTTGTGGAAATGGCTGAAGCGGAATATATGGTCAGAGCCACCGGGTACATCAAAAATATAAAAGATCTTGAAACAATTCCCCTTGGAGTCAATCAGAATGGAACACCCCTGCTGTTAAAAGATGTGGCGGATATCCAGAGAGGCCCCCAGATGAGGAGGGGCATTGCAGAATTAAATGGAGAAGGTGAAACTGTCGGTGGCATTGTTGTCATGCGCTTTGGAGAAAATGCCCAGAAAACCATTGACGGCGCCAAAGCCAAACTGAAAGAATTGAAAAAAAGCCTGCCTGAGGGGGTTGAAATCGTTACAGTTTACGACAGAAGTGCTCTCATAAAACGTGCCGTGGATAATCTCAAATCCAAACTTCTCGAAGAATTCGGAGTCGTTGCCCTTGTCTGTATTGTATTTCTGTTCCATGTCCGTTCCTCTCTTGTGGCCATCGTCAGCCTTCCTGTCGGTATTTTGACCGCTTTTATCATCATGCATCTCCAGGGACTGAACGCCAATATCATGTCCCTGGGAGGTATAGCCATTGCCATCGGTGCCATGATTGATGGAGCCATTGTCATGATTGAAAACATGCATAAACATATGGAAAAAGAAGCGCTCACCGACAAAAACCGCTGGCGCATTGTTGCAGAATCAGCGAGTGAAGTCGGCCCGGCTCTCTTTTTCAGTCTCCTCATCATAACTGTCAGTTTCGTTCCGGTCTTCACCCTCGAAGCACAGGAAGGTCGAATGTTTTCCCCCCTTGCCTTTACCAAGACCTATGCCATGGGGGCCTCGGCAGCCCTTGCTGTAACACTGGTGCCGGTTCTCATGGGCTACTTTATCCGGGGAAAAGTCCTTCCGGAACATAAAAACCCGATCAACCGCCTGCTCATTGCCGGGTATCTGCCTGTCCTGAAAACGGCACTGCGATTTCCCAAGATCATTCTTCTGCTGGCACTCCTGGTACTGGGTGTCGGCTTCTGGCCACTTGATAAAATCGGCAGCGAATTTATTCCGCCCCTGGACGAAGGTGATCTGATGTACATGCCGACAACCTATCCCGGTATATCAGTAGGCAAAGCCAGGCAATTGCTGCAACAGACCGATAAGCTGATTCGCACCATACCTGAAGTTGTTACCGTTTTCGGCAAAGTCGGCCGTGCTGAAACAGCTACCGATCCTGCCCCCCTGACCATGATTGAAACATTTATCCAGCTCAAGCCCAAAAGCGAGTGGCGTGAAGGATTGAGCACGAAAGATCTCATCATGGAACTGAACTCCCTGGTGAAATTCCCCGGAGTAACCAATGCCTGGGTTATGCCCATCAAAACACGGATAGACATGCTTGCGACAGGTATCAAAACACCGGTCGGTATCAAGGTGTCCGGACCAAAACTGGAACAGATCCAGGATATCGGCAAACAGCTGGAAACCATCCTGAAGGATGTCCCTGGTACAGCCTCGGTTTACTCCGAGCGAGTGGCTGGCGGTAGATATATCAAGGTTGATATTCAGCGGGAAAAAGCTGCACGATATGGTCTGAATATTGCCGACATACAACAGGTCGTTGCCAGTGCCATCGGCGGGATGAATGTCACCCAGACGGTGGAAGGCCTTGAACGTTATCCTGTCAATATCCGCTACCCCCAGGACTACCGCAACTCACCGGAACAATTATCAACGCTGCCGATAGTGACCACAAGGGGAGAGAGAATTGCCCTTGCCGATGTGGCTGACGTGTATGTTGAAGATGGTCCTCCGGCAATTAAAAGCGAGAATGCCCGGTTGAATGGCTGGTCATTTATTGACATTGAAGGCGTGGATGTGGGCAGTTATGTTGTAGCAGCCCAGAAAGTTGTTGCCGATAAAATAAAACTTCCACCAGGGTATTCCCTGCAATGGTCGGGTCAATATGAATACATGTTGCGGGCAAAGGAAAAACTGACTTATGTCATTCCTGTGACACTGACAATCATTCTCCTGCTGCTCTACATGAATTTCCGTAACTTTGTTGAAGTGGCGATTATCATGGGTACCCTGCCACTGGCAATGGTTGGTTCTGTCTGGCTCATGTATCTGCAGGGTTTTAATTTTTCCATCGCAGTCGGTGTCGGCTTTATTGCCCTGGCCGGTGTCGCTGTTGAAATTGGTGTGATTATGCTGGTTTACCTCAACCAGGCATTTCAAAAACTGTTAGCTGACTGTGAAAAAGCCGACACCCTGGCAACACAGGAACAACTTGCGGAAGCCGTACTGCACGGTGCAGGAATGCGGGTTCGCCCGGTAATGATGACTGCAGCGGCAATTGTAGCGGGTCTGCTCCCCATTCTCCTGGGAACAGGTACCGGTTCCGAGGTCATGAGCCGAATCGCTGCTCCCATGGTCGGTGGAATGATCAGTGCCGTTGCCCTCACCCTGCTCGTTGTTCCGGCAGTTTATTATCTCTGGCGAAAAAGAGGTCTTGGTCATAAACACTGA
- a CDS encoding efflux RND transporter periplasmic adaptor subunit, with the protein MNKIVRVFTLLATGIAIGLATMWFGYPFVSQHTAKTVEKSSTEKKPLYWVAPMDPNYKRDKPGKSPMGMDLIPVYKEGDDTAGPGTVKISPDVVNNLGVRIAPVEQKKLHSMIRTVGYVGYDEDQLTHIHPRVQGWIEKLYVKASGDPVRKGEPLYEIYSPELVNAQEELVLAMDRKASRLIEASENRLKALRVPPSLITQLKKTKKVKQTITFYAPRSGVVDNMAIREGFFVKPGSTIMSIGTLKQIWVVAEIFERQAPLVKVGLPVTMTLDYLPGRKWQGEVDYIYPTLDAKTRTIRVRLRFQNRDDLLKPNMFAQVVIHANSPEKTLVVPREAIIRTGGSNRVVLALGKGRFKSINVQVGSFDEQYAEILSGLSKNEKVVVSAQFLIDSESSKTSDFKRMNHEEKAKPPTVRVIATINSIMKDHRMVNVTHGAIPAWEWPKMTMDFTVADNINLDGLTKNKEVLLEISAVGENQYRITDIRKAGRENDNKKLDDLSLDGMDLGDLEK; encoded by the coding sequence ATGAACAAAATTGTACGTGTTTTCACCTTACTTGCAACCGGTATCGCCATCGGTCTTGCGACCATGTGGTTCGGCTATCCCTTTGTCAGTCAGCACACTGCAAAGACAGTGGAGAAAAGCAGTACTGAAAAAAAGCCGCTCTACTGGGTCGCCCCAATGGACCCAAATTACAAACGTGACAAGCCCGGGAAATCCCCAATGGGTATGGACCTGATTCCAGTGTACAAGGAGGGCGATGACACCGCAGGACCAGGTACAGTGAAGATATCCCCTGATGTTGTCAACAACCTGGGAGTCAGAATTGCTCCAGTAGAACAAAAAAAACTTCACTCCATGATCCGGACTGTCGGATATGTGGGTTACGATGAAGACCAGTTGACCCATATCCATCCCAGAGTGCAGGGCTGGATTGAAAAACTCTATGTGAAGGCGTCTGGTGACCCTGTCAGAAAGGGTGAACCGCTCTATGAGATATACTCTCCTGAACTGGTCAACGCCCAGGAGGAACTGGTACTGGCCATGGACAGGAAGGCATCACGCCTGATCGAAGCCTCTGAAAACAGGTTGAAAGCTCTGCGTGTTCCCCCGTCCCTGATCACGCAGTTGAAAAAAACCAAAAAAGTCAAACAGACCATCACCTTTTACGCCCCGAGAAGCGGTGTCGTCGATAACATGGCCATCCGGGAAGGCTTTTTCGTCAAGCCAGGGTCAACAATCATGTCAATCGGGACCCTCAAACAGATCTGGGTGGTTGCCGAAATTTTTGAACGCCAGGCACCACTTGTAAAAGTCGGTTTACCGGTTACGATGACACTGGATTATCTTCCCGGCAGAAAATGGCAGGGGGAGGTGGACTATATCTATCCCACCCTGGATGCCAAGACCAGAACCATACGAGTGCGCCTGCGCTTCCAAAACAGGGATGATCTTCTGAAACCCAACATGTTTGCCCAGGTGGTTATCCATGCAAACAGTCCCGAGAAAACACTTGTTGTCCCAAGAGAAGCGATCATCCGCACTGGTGGCTCAAATCGGGTTGTACTTGCTCTCGGCAAAGGACGATTTAAATCAATCAACGTTCAGGTCGGAAGTTTTGATGAACAGTATGCTGAGATTTTGTCAGGACTGTCAAAAAATGAAAAAGTCGTCGTTTCAGCTCAGTTTCTGATTGATTCAGAATCCAGCAAAACTTCTGATTTCAAAAGAATGAATCATGAGGAAAAAGCCAAGCCCCCAACTGTCCGCGTCATTGCCACCATAAACAGTATAATGAAGGACCACCGGATGGTCAACGTCACCCACGGGGCAATCCCTGCCTGGGAATGGCCGAAAATGACAATGGACTTCACTGTCGCAGACAACATTAACCTTGATGGACTTACTAAAAACAAGGAAGTTCTCCTGGAAATATCTGCTGTGGGAGAAAATCAGTACCGCATTACGGATATCCGCAAAGCCGGCAGGGAAAACGACAATAAAAAACTGGATGATCTCAGCCTGGACGGGATGGATCTTGGTGATCTGGAAAAATAA
- a CDS encoding TolC family protein, whose amino-acid sequence MTFFRTHRTAVDKVRHVHMLFQFVLIASLSLFSGGTTLADPLVLDLTSAIEAAQQSDPWLVGNLHTQQSIESMSIAAGTLPDPKASINLLNIPTDSFDFNQEPMTQFKIGISQMFPRGDSLALKQKQLQLTGNQFPYQRKDRKAKIAVIVGQLWLDTYKARESIVLIEKDRPLFEQLADVAEASYSSALGRTRQQDIVRAQLELTRLDDRLTILKQRQEGFAEKLSEWLNNFFLSKYKETANSTLPALASVYEIARKLPNIKMLNEQLFTEKKEVPPQVLYTFFSKHPAVKALDQKIKARNAGVDLARQNYKPEWGINGAYSYRDDSATGGDRADFVSLGLTFDLPLFTSNRQDKQVASALSLTAAVKAERWQLIRKMIADFEKMRTNLNRLNEREKLYRDHLLPQLHEQAEASLTAYTNDDGDFAEVVRARIAELNGSIDALNIAVERQKTILQLNYFFTVNP is encoded by the coding sequence ATGACCTTTTTCAGAACACACAGAACAGCTGTTGACAAGGTACGCCATGTGCATATGCTCTTCCAATTTGTGCTGATTGCAAGTTTATCCCTGTTTTCAGGCGGTACTACTCTGGCTGACCCCCTGGTGCTCGATTTAACATCAGCAATCGAAGCGGCACAGCAGAGCGATCCCTGGCTGGTCGGCAACCTGCATACCCAGCAATCTATTGAATCCATGAGTATCGCAGCAGGAACCCTGCCGGACCCCAAGGCTTCCATCAATCTTCTCAATATTCCCACTGACAGTTTTGATTTCAACCAGGAACCGATGACACAGTTCAAGATCGGAATCTCACAAATGTTTCCCCGTGGGGACAGTCTGGCCCTCAAACAGAAACAACTGCAACTGACAGGAAACCAGTTTCCCTATCAAAGGAAAGACCGAAAGGCAAAAATCGCAGTCATCGTCGGTCAGTTATGGCTGGATACATACAAGGCCAGGGAAAGCATTGTTCTGATAGAAAAAGATCGGCCTCTTTTTGAACAACTGGCCGATGTGGCCGAAGCAAGCTATTCTTCAGCCCTTGGCAGAACCAGGCAGCAGGATATCGTTCGGGCCCAGCTGGAACTCACCCGTCTTGATGATCGACTCACCATTCTCAAACAACGTCAGGAAGGCTTCGCTGAAAAATTATCCGAATGGTTGAATAATTTTTTCCTCAGTAAATATAAAGAGACAGCAAATTCGACTCTTCCGGCTCTGGCCTCAGTCTATGAAATAGCGAGAAAACTGCCGAATATAAAGATGTTGAACGAACAATTATTTACAGAAAAAAAAGAAGTGCCTCCCCAGGTTCTCTATACCTTTTTTTCAAAACATCCGGCGGTAAAAGCACTGGATCAAAAGATTAAGGCCAGAAACGCCGGCGTTGATCTTGCCAGGCAGAACTATAAACCGGAGTGGGGAATAAATGGTGCCTACAGTTACCGGGATGACAGTGCCACCGGAGGAGATCGTGCGGATTTTGTCTCTTTAGGACTCACTTTTGACCTGCCACTTTTTACATCGAATCGCCAGGACAAACAAGTGGCTTCCGCACTCTCACTCACGGCAGCAGTGAAAGCAGAAAGATGGCAGTTAATCCGAAAAATGATCGCCGATTTTGAAAAAATGAGGACAAATCTGAACCGTTTGAATGAACGGGAAAAACTTTACAGGGACCACCTGCTGCCTCAGCTCCATGAACAGGCGGAGGCATCCCTTACAGCTTACACAAATGACGACGGGGATTTCGCGGAAGTTGTCCGGGCGCGTATTGCGGAGCTGAACGGATCGATAGATGCGCTGAATATTGCAGTTGAGCGTCAAAAGACAATACTGCAACTGAACTATTTCTTCACCGTTAATCCATAA
- a CDS encoding OprD family outer membrane porin, with protein MSITRKMCIAVTIAIFSTCPNVFADDDTTSLKEAFLLGKTSGTIKSYFFAQTFDGTGKNNSTIWANGGHLKYVTGKFYGIRLGGKFQASFIGAKDDPDGKTAGSMDANGAVLSEAYLQYDLFNTRFKGGRQHIALPLIANSGSRLIKESFEGYFLTNKDIPGTTLSIGWVDKYQTRTDKTRYGDGWFVDYEDNGTGRPGDFYDIGTSGIVSLYFKNISLENLAVQGQYTNVINEVTGIYADAVYTFSQTTFQPYVATQFYYTAYDDNDKSDNFMVGFKSGLDLYSTDIFAGYTTTGGSAGDDRVYRGLGQAAYYQYTATTKTAGVGAFEAGTDSYQVGVEYKYNKTFSSKFRVSRFDNPLDNADLDEYTLNLDYHFSGPLENFKISVDFTVLNYENDQKDATDLRSRLIYSF; from the coding sequence ATGAGCATTACCAGAAAAATGTGCATTGCAGTAACGATAGCCATCTTCAGTACTTGCCCCAACGTCTTTGCTGATGACGACACAACTTCCCTCAAAGAAGCGTTTCTCCTGGGAAAGACCAGCGGAACGATTAAATCTTACTTTTTTGCCCAGACTTTTGATGGCACCGGGAAAAACAACAGTACCATCTGGGCCAACGGGGGTCATTTGAAATATGTGACAGGAAAATTTTACGGTATCCGGCTCGGTGGAAAATTTCAGGCTTCTTTCATTGGGGCAAAAGACGACCCGGATGGAAAAACAGCCGGCAGTATGGATGCGAATGGGGCGGTGCTTTCAGAAGCCTACCTGCAATACGATCTTTTCAATACAAGGTTCAAGGGTGGCAGGCAACATATTGCACTCCCTCTCATCGCCAATTCCGGTTCCAGACTGATAAAAGAATCCTTTGAAGGATATTTTCTGACCAATAAAGACATTCCCGGAACTACCCTCAGCATTGGCTGGGTCGACAAATACCAGACCAGAACAGACAAAACCCGTTACGGAGACGGCTGGTTTGTGGATTATGAGGACAACGGCACAGGACGCCCGGGAGACTTTTATGATATCGGCACCAGTGGAATAGTTTCTCTTTATTTTAAAAATATTTCACTGGAAAATCTTGCTGTCCAGGGACAATACACCAATGTCATTAACGAAGTCACAGGAATCTACGCCGACGCGGTATACACCTTTTCGCAAACAACATTCCAGCCTTATGTCGCGACCCAGTTTTACTATACCGCCTATGATGATAACGACAAATCCGACAACTTCATGGTGGGATTTAAATCAGGACTGGATCTTTACAGCACTGATATCTTCGCAGGATACACCACAACAGGGGGCTCCGCCGGAGATGACAGAGTTTACAGAGGGTTGGGTCAGGCAGCCTATTATCAGTATACAGCAACAACAAAGACTGCCGGAGTCGGTGCCTTTGAGGCAGGAACCGATTCTTACCAGGTGGGAGTTGAATATAAATATAACAAAACATTTTCATCAAAGTTCAGGGTCTCCAGATTCGACAATCCTCTGGATAACGCAGATCTCGATGAATATACACTGAATCTTGACTATCATTTTAGCGGCCCTCTGGAAAACTTTAAGATTTCAGTCGATTTTACCGTACTGAACTATGAGAACGACCAGAAAGATGCAACTGACCTGAGAAGCAGACTTATCTATTCTTTTTAA